In Streptomyces sp. NBC_01231, the sequence CGAGGCACATCAGCTCGGCGAGCTCCAGGTAGTCGACGACCCGGTTGGCCTTCTCCAGCGACTGGTTGAACTCCTCGCCGACGCCCGGGACCTTGATGCGCCGCCAGAACTCCTCGCGGATCTGCGGAATCCGCTCCAGCGCCTTGCGCAGTCCGCTGTCGGTGCGGGACATGCCGCAGAACTCCCACATGAGTTCGCCGAGTTCACGGTGGAAGGAGTCGGGGGTACGGTCGCCGTCCACGGCCAGCAGCAGATGCAGCCGGTCCTCGGTCTCCGCCAACACCTCCTGCACGACGGGGTGTTCAGCGGTGACGCTCTGGTGGTGCGGGTTGCGGGCGAGGTAGTCGTTGATGGTCGCAGGCAGCACGAAGTAGCCGTCGGCCAGGCCCTGCATGAGGGCGGACGCGCCCAGCCGGTTCGCGCCGTGGTCCGAGAAGTTGGCCTCGCCGATCGCGAACAGGCCGGGGACGGTGGTCTGGAGGTCGTAGTCCACCCACAGTCCGCCCATGGTGTAGTGCACGGCGGGATAGATCCGCATCGGCACCTCGTAGGGATCCTCGTCGGTGATCCGCTGGTACATGTCGAAGAGGTTGCCGTACTTCGCCTCGACGGCCCCCCGCCCCATCCGCGAGATCGCGTCCGCGAAGTCGAGGTAGACACCCTGTCCGCCGGGACCGACGCCCCGCCCCTCGTCGCAGACGTTCTTCGCGGCGCGGGAGGCGATGTCACGGGGGACCAGGTTGCCGAAGGACGGGTAGATCCGCTCCAGGTAGTAGTCGCGCTCGTCCTCGGGGATCCTGTTCGGCGGCCGGTCGTCGCCCTTGGCCTTGGGCACCCAGATCCGGCCGTCGTTGCGCAGCGACTCGCTCATCAGCGTCAGCTTGGACTGGTGGTCGCCGGTGCGCGGGATGCAGGTGGGGTGGATCTGCGTGAAGCACGGGTTGGCGAAGTAGGCGCCGCGGCGGTGGGCCCGCCAGACGGCGGTGGCGTTGGAGTTCATGGCGTTCGTCGACAGGTAGAAGACGTTGCCGTAGCCGCCGCTCGCCAGGACGACGGCGTCCGCGAAGTAGGTGTCGACGCGGCCGGTGATCAGGTCCCGCGCCACGATCCCGCGCGCCTTCCCGTCGACGACGATCAGGTCGAGCATCTCGGTACGGGGGTGCATCTCGATGTTCCGGCCGCGATCTGCCGGGACAGCGCCTGGTAGGCGCCCAGCAGCAGTTGCTGGCCCGTCTGGCCGCGGGCGTAGAAGGTCCGCGAGACCTGGACGCCGCCGAAGGAGCGGGTGTCGAGCAGGCCGCCATACTCACGGGCGAACGGCACGCCCTGCGCCACGCACTGGTCGATGATCTCGACGGAGATCTGCGCGAGCCGGTGCACGTTGGACTCCCTGGCCCGGAAGTCGCCGCCCTTGACGGTGTCGTAGAAGAGCCGGTGGATCGAGTCGCCGTCATTGCGGTAGTTCTTCGCCGCGTTGATGCCGCCCTGCGCGGCGATGGAGTGGGCGCGGCGCGGGGAGTCCTGGAAGCAGAACTGGACGACGTGGTAGCCCTGTTCGGCGAGGGTGGCGCCGGCGGAGCCACCCGCGAGGCCGGTGCCTACGACGATCACGGTGTGCTTGCGCCGGTTGGCCGGGTTGACCAGCTTGGCCTCGAAACGGCGCTTGTCCCAGCGCTCGTTGACGGGTCCGGTCGGGGCCTTGGTGTCGACGACCGGCTCGCCGGTCGCGTAGTCCACGTACTCAGCAGTCATGTTCAGCTCACCACTCCGGTCATGACGCCCACGGGTACGGCGACGAAGCCGACCGTGAGCAGCAAGGCGAGAACGTCGGCGACGGTCTTCAGGGCGCGGTCGCGGGTGCGGCTGCCGACGCCGAGGGTCTGGGCGGCGCTCCAGAAGCCGTGCCGGATGTGCAGGCCGAGGGCGAGCATCGCGACGATGTAGATGACGTTGCCGTACCAGGTGGAGAAGGTGTCCACGACGTTCTGGTACGGGTGGCCCGCCTGGAAGCCGCCGGAGTGCACGGTGCCGGTCGTCAGGTCGAGGACGTGCCACACGATGAACAGGCCGAGGATGGTCCCGCCCCATCGCATGGTGCGGGTCGCGTAGCTCGCCCGCGGCTTCTTGTGGACGTACTTGCTCGGGCGCGCCCTGATGTCGCGGCGGCTGAGCTGGTAGGCGGAGGTGGCATGGGCGACCACGGCGACCACCAGGACGACCCGGACGAGC encodes:
- a CDS encoding succinate dehydrogenase, yielding MARTVWDSTVGKKTVMAVSGLIMLLYLVVHMIGNLKIFFGAGEFNHYAHWLRTVGEPFMHYEWTLWLVRVVLVVAVVAHATSAYQLSRRDIRARPSKYVHKKPRASYATRTMRWGGTILGLFIVWHVLDLTTGTVHSGGFQAGHPYQNVVDTFSTWYGNVIYIVAMLALGLHIRHGFWSAAQTLGVGSRTRDRALKTVADVLALLLTVGFVAVPVGVMTGVVS